From the Lathyrus oleraceus cultivar Zhongwan6 chromosome 3, CAAS_Psat_ZW6_1.0, whole genome shotgun sequence genome, the window GCTTTTGTGCTACTTCTATTACATTGTATTCAAGTCTAGGATATTAATCAACCTCTACCCCACTCAATTCAATCAAAAAAATCATTGACTTTTCACATTCGTTAAGTttttcatttttccatttttaaTTTTGTGATACATTAGTTTGAAATTAAACGCATAATGCGTTGTATATGGTATATTCATATGCTTAATAGGTTGTTTATTGAGGAACGCATGTAGATTTTTTGAAGTTTGTAGTTAGAGAATCTGGGCATACTCTATTTTTGCATTTTCAGGTTTCAGGAGAATACGGAAGTTAACTTACGGGTTTTGTTGTTCTGCATTATGGAAGTTAACTTCTAAATTTTGTTGTTCTGcattatttttatgatttttccTGTTATGTCCCTTGGGTTTAGATTATTTGATTATGATATGATTTTTCTAGTATAATCTCAGGTAAAATTTCTATCAACGTAGACAGGTTAAGGCAAGGTGGAATGGCCCAGCATGCTTCTGTTCAGAGGGGAAGAGCTAGATCCTTTTGTCTAACTATCAGTGTCACTTCATTTGATGCTGCAACATTGTCTTTTGGAGTTCATGTGACTCTGACATCATTCTCCATGAGATATGAGTCTCTTACTTCTTCCCATAATGCCCCCGAGAAGTCCAACATGTTGTCATTCTTGATATTTACCTAGGAGGCCCCTCAAACACCTCAGTACTTTGTCTATATGCATACCATGTTGTCTGGCACGTATGGGATGGAGAGGTAAAATAAATATGTATTTATTCTTTTAAACACATGTGTTATAAGATTTTAACTTTCTAACATTGATGTATTTTTTACAGCACTGTGAGTTGTTGAAATGTATCAACCACGATAGGAAGATTGCAAAGTTGTCGCGACCTGATGAACCATGGTTTACGAATCTCATGCAGCTATTTGGGCAGTAAGATTTATCCAGAAATGGGTATATTTTTATTAACCATGGTTTTTTATCAGCTTTCATTGAGAGATGGCATTCATATGCTTCTTCATTCCATCTTTCGATCGGTGAGATATCCATCACACTTAATGATGTATCATACCACCTACATCTTCTAAGCAAgataatatttttaaaataatcCATACTCACTAGACCCGACACACTGAATATGATGGTGCAATATGGGGAGTTGACCCTAGTGATGAGTAGTAGGAATGAATGACACCAGAGGATATCATGCCAGGTTTGGATTTCTATAGAGGTTGTACATATACCACTTAGATGGAGCATTTTAGGTTGATGGTGAGAATGCACATGTAGTACATCATAGAGTATATGCATTCAGATCATACCTCTTGTATCTAATTAATGTGTACATGTTTGTGGACAAAGGGCATACTATATCGACGTCTTCTACCTGACATCAAGCAACACCCTATttacaaaaatatattttcacATTTACTGTTACTAATATTTCATAACACTTGTGCAACACCGTTACTAATATTTCATATGAACCATTTTCAAGCATGGATCCTCTTGCACTTTCCAAGCCTCCCCGACTGGGCATGTATGGATGACTACGACGAAGCTTTGCCCCATGCTTGCTCCTTCATCCCTCTGAGAGGAAATCAGACGACTGGGTCGTTCAAAGTTTATCTTGGTCACATCACGACAGATGATATAAACTTCATACTATATGATGATCAACATGAGACACGCCCCTTCGATAAGATATCCTTCTATTATGGATGATTGGCTTTTGGGACATGGCTGATGTATCGACATCTACCTTAGTAAGTAATTTGCTAGTTCGGGTATCTATAGGATATTCCTATAGCCCTAACCGTTGTTGCTCCTTCCACAGTCCTTCACAAAGATGTTTATGAGATATTTGTAGAGTGCATTGATCATCTTGTCACAGAGGATGCACGTAACGTGTCAGCTCCTCATCCATGAAGTTCTGCATTTTCCTAtatccaatatttttttagagTTTCACATCCTTACATGAAACCGGATGCAGAGGGAGAGCCACCTAGGCCCACACATTAAGATATATTAGAGGAGTAACAAGATAAGGTAGATCATGTTGTTGATGTGTTACCTGCATGTCAGCGTATTGTTTCTATTGGGCAAGCGTGTATAAGCAGAGAAGAGTTTCGAGAAGGCACTCATAGAAGGGCTACTGTAGAGATCATGATAGCTGAGACGCAAAGTGTCTTATAGTACAAGAGGCAGAAGAGGAATCAGGAGGTCAGATATACTCAGCAGTTGACTTTTTCTTTGTATTTTGatcatttgtatttttgtttGCATTTTGTGAACAATGTATGGTTTTCATTTTGACTTAATACATGGTATTTGGAATGAATTATACAAGGGTATGGTTTCATTGAATTATATAAGTTATTTTGTGATGATTGTATGGTTTGATTGAATTATATAAAGTTTATTAAAATATATCAAATTTATGGTTAAATATACGATTACCCTCTATAATGTTAGGGAACAAAAAAAAATTACACAAGGGGTAAAGAAAAACTAGCCTACATTGCAGGGGGTGTCATCTATTTAACCCTTAAGTTTATAACAAAAATAATGCCCAATAGTGAAATTTATTGTGCTAAACGTTAATACGGAAGTTAATTTTCGTAATATCACTGAATTGTGAAATAAATACATTATCATGAGATAAAAATGTGTCATATGAGTTACTACGAAACTTAATCTATGGGCTCAATCTTCCATTAATACGGAGGATGTTAACTTCCCTATTATTTTTTTGGCAAAATGAGAGTGACTTACTTACGAAGTGTTTTGGTGTGTATGAGAGACGTTTGGAGGTTAACTTCTGTATTATTTTAAGTGTTTTCAAGTTGACTAAAGGTGGTTTTTCACCATTAAGGGTGGGATGAGTAATCCCCAAGTATGTTTTTAAAATCCAAGCAAACATATTCTACATCAAGACCAACTTGTTACATGATTGGTACTATAAGCCCATATATTCAATCATGGAACTTCAAAATAGGGGATTTCTTAATGCACCTTATATGTTTCTTATGCACCACACAAAAATACTAAAATATCCACCAGAAATGTACCAATTGTATTTGTTTTTGAGTCACGTACCAATTTTATGAATAAATTTATTTCAGAAATGTATTTCCGAAACCTGCTGAACCAAATGAAAATGGAAAAAAATGGACATTATATTTCAAATAAGGTAGCAGAAGTCTATATGAAAATATGTAGGGGCAGATTAATGACATTGAAGCATGGTATAAACGAAGCCAGTGAAGACAACTCTGTAGTGGTTAATAAATATCAATATAAAGATGATAAAACTCTTCAAAAGAGTAAAGTTAGCTAGGAGGGAAATCAATAAAGTTGGTCACATCTTTAAACTACAATTGAATTAggagagactaagagacatttaggttaaaccgtgtgttttgaaaagcactacggagactttattatatatagagagagattacaactaattacatgatatagtcgatgtgggaatattctatatacaaatatttttaacactatatatttacaaatatcaacactccCACTCAAGCTTGAGCATATAAATCAAATGCGCCAAGcttgttacatatataattagttCTGAGGCTTCGTAGAGATTTTGTAAGCATGTCTGtcaattgatcattagagttgacaaaGCTTGTGAGAATGTCACCTGACTCGATCTTCTCTCTAACAAAGTGACAGTCTATCTCGATATGTTTGGTCCTCTCATGGAAGACTGGATTTGAAGCAAAGTGCAATGCAGTttgattatcacaaataagtgtAATTGATcttgcttcttcaatttgaagttccttTACCAATtgttttaaccaaataagttcacatgttgCGATTGCCATGGCCCTATACTCTGCCTCGGCGCTTGATCTTGCAACTATGTTTTATTTCTTACTTTTCCAGGATATAAGGTTTCCTCCAACAAGTACACAATACCTAGAGGTGGATCGCCTATCAATGGGTGACCCTACCCAATCAGCATCAGATTATCCAATTATCTGAGTATTTCTTTTATCTTCATACACTATACCTTTTCCTATAGCACatttgatgtatctcagaatcTGGATAACAACATCCATCTGTTCCTGACAAGGGGAATTTAAGAATTGACTTACCACACTAACTGCAAAAGAAATGTTTGGACGAGTGACtgtgagataattcaacttttcAACCAATCTCATATACCTTCCTTAGTCAGATAGAGGCTTCCTCTAATTGGATAGTTGTTTGACACTtggatccataggagtatcagctggtttagcattcaacaaacttgtttcttccaaaatatccatagcatatttccgctgagaaatcaccaaaccatctttagattgggctacctcaatacccaagaaATAGCGGAGTTTAACAATCCAATAGTTATGGTTCTGCTATCTTATAGACTTCTGTTTTTTTGTTCTACAGATTTTTGGAAATGCATTTCCAGAATATATTTGTTGATAAAATTGGGGTGTGACTCAAAAACGAATGAAATGTGTGTGTATTGGATGCATTaagagatgcatctccgaaaattGAGGGACATTTTAATATTTTCGCATAGTATCTAAAAAATATGGTACATTAAGAAATCCCTTAAAAAAATTGTCATCCAACTTGGTCTAcaattttaaaattattatcaTTTTCTTATTATAAAAATTGTCCAAAcgttttataaaaaatttaaaaactATCAAGTTAGAAATAATAATGTTTCATTGTTTGTTTGAAACAGTGTTCTCTCTTTAAGAAAATGTGTTAAGTTAGAAATAATAATGTTTCATTGTTTTTTTCTGAAACAATGTTTTCTCTTTAAGAAAAAAATGTGTTATAAAATTATTCTTTTTTAGGTTTAAACAAAAAGTAAAATTATGCTGCATATTTGAACAACATACTAAATATCAACAAGGTAATAAACTTGTAATCAGTATATACAAAAATAATAATGAGGAATGTTGTTTATTGGTTTTAAGTATAAACAAATTCAGTAATCTGTATTATATTTGGTGCTATTATTTGCTAATTAATCTTTAGTTAATTTAGATTTAACTTTTAATATTTTTGTTATTCTCATAGGACAAGTTACAATAACGAGTAatttagaaagaaaaaaaaaatatattgttATTGAAATATTAAATAAGACTAACTAGTTTTCCTTAAGAATGCAAAAGTAGTTTTCTTTTGCATAAATGTGTGATTAGAGTGTATGTTTTCCTTTTCTTTTATCTTAAAACCTAGAACAGATCCCAATAGAATAAATAAAAAGTTACAAAAAAGGGGGAGATGAGACCCAAATCTCCCAGGATATCTAGTGTTGGATTTCACTGGTCAGGCTATATAATCAATCTTTATTGACATTAGAAAAATAAACTTGTTTTTCTTTACAAAGAGGTACTAGTTCATATTTTGGTCCTCCATACCTTTGGACTGGACAAACATTTTCAAACAAACATTCTAAGCTAATACAAACCTTCAATGTAAAAGAATGAGCTTTTGGTGTTCTATAAAATGGGGCCACAAAAACTAAACTTCTTACATCTCCAGAATCTTCTAAATGGTCCAAATCAAGAAAAACATACTGCACTAAACCATCATCCAAACTCATCTTCAACCACAACTTACACTTGCTTATAATATTATGGAGTGTGATTTCACATGGTACACTAACCGGTAATCCTGAAACAAAGGGAAACGGATGTAGAGAGTCGTTATTGGAAATGCTAAGTTCTGTCTTTAATTGTCTGATTGTTCCATGAAACACAAACTTCTTCAAGGAGAAGAGCTTGAGACATTTATCAAACTGAAGTGGACTGCAGGAAGCTCCATTGATGGAGGCAGTTTGACATTCATGTAATAACTTACCAAGTTCAACTACAAAATTGGATGGCAAAACTGGTCTTTCTTTAAGGAGAGATTCCAAGCATGAATATATAGAAGCCAACCTCTTGAATGTAAGATTGACACAAATGGTTTCAACTTTACATAGCCTGAGGGCATAAGTCACTAATATAAGCTCCAAGATATTCAATTCTTCTTCCCCGGAAAAACCTACAAACTTACTCATCAATTCTTTAATCCTCCTATCAAGCTTTCCCAATTTGAATTCCAATTCTCCCAGACCATGAGAGCGCAAACCTTTTGCTGGTAACAAGTGCTCCCACACTTCTACAAGTAGTTTTATTATCCGGAAATACAGCAATGTAAATGCCAAAGCATCACGAGACTCCAAAGAGTCAAATTTCAGAGATGCCAATTCCTCCTTCAAACATCTGCAACATTAATAATTGGAAAAAAAAGCCAATATTAGATGCATACATGCTAATTGAGCAACCAAAAGACCAGTTTTTAAGCTTTCGGGACATCTTAAGTTTCAAGTCTACAACCACAAACCAAATAATGTACACAAATATACACATCTATAACACAAGAAATTTCTACTGTAAGCAAATTACGGATATCTGATGCAATAGATACAAAATAATAAATATTGGATGAAACAAATGGAAGTAAATGCCAAGACACAAATGTTACTGGAGCAATACTACAATTTATTACCTCAAAGACCTTAACACTTCATTAGTAAAACCTGTTTCTATCATCTGCCACATATCAGGGAACTTTGCAAGGATGTAGTTTATGTATACTGTAACTTCACTATACTCTGATTGATGATGTTCCACCTGATAGCTGGTTAGCTCCTTTTGTTCTTTCATGATTTGTGATCCAATTTTGGAATCAACCACCCCATTGCTAGCACATTTTGGAGTATCGCCTTCAATTAAAGATAACTGTTGCTCCCCATCCCCATGGTTAATATCTGGGACAGAATCGCTTGGAGGTCTGCTTTTCTCACATAGGTATGCCAAAAGGGTATCCTTATCCATGATATCACTAAAAGCATGATAAATTCTACCCAGCAAAGTAACTGCATAAGAAAACAATACTGGTGGTATAATGCCTAAATATTCATTAAATAGCGGAGCAGATATACAAATGATTAAAAGTGCAGCTATCCTTGCACTCTTAAATTCAACATTTCCTTCAAAAGCTGCTTCTACCTGTAATAGCAACACCGAAAAATAATCAGTGCCACTCTTTCTAATGACTATATTTGTTTAATGCAAAATATTCAACATGTTATATGTGGTTATATTATATATATACTCAACACAGGCGCACCTCTTCAAAAGTTTCCTTGACGATATAGCCTACAAATTTCTTGTGATTTCGACCAAGATGAGAGAAAGCAGAAAATACGTCAGCTTCATCCTGAAAGTGTAGTAGTTGTAATTAAACAGATGTGAAATAACAGTTACGAGTTGCTAAAAAGTGGTTGCGTTTAGTATCATAGCTCTGTTATTTCAAAAGACAGTGAGATTAAGAAGCACGTAACtgaaaaaacaaaaacaatgTGTCGGATGAAAAGAGGAACAAATGGATGTTGACTGATAATTCCGCTATGACTTCTGTTTTGTAAGAGCTAATAATCTCTTCTCTGATTCTGTTATGGGATCATTCTTTCAGTTTATTTATTCTATTTCAATAGTTAAACCAACAAATgaaataatgaaaaaaaattgatACTTTCATAAGCAATGTCGTAACAATTTTATCTAGCAAGTACattcttttaatttttaaaatagtCATTGAGAGCAATGTAGTTTGGTAGCACCAACGCTTCTGATGGAAGGGGTGTTTGGTGTCCGACACATGTCAGAGGCTTCAGACATTGCACGACAACAACACATGTGTTTACATTTAATTCATTTTTGTCAAATTATTGCCAATATCGACATTTGTATTGTGCAGGTATTTGTAGCAGTCTTTCAGAGCATAGTACAAAGCCTACCTGCAGATAACTGTCTAGATTTTCCAGTAGTCTGTCAATAGATGATTTGAACATTGCGAGATCACCTAGCTTCACTATTTTAAGTATTTTCCTTACAGCACATCTTACTTCCCTACTATTGTCCAATAGAGCACCAAGAAACTGCAAAATTAATGAAACATTAGCAGATTATCAGTAAAAAACTGCCCCTTGAGGAAAAAGGTAATGACATTATGGGAACCAGCAAGAGAAATTTTCACAGGCTTGgtaaataaatatatataaatcGCCTCAATAAAATCTGATCAACCATTTCATTCTGTTCACTAGGTTATATTTATGAAAAAAGTTTTATCTTAAGTTTAGGGCCATCTAAAACGTTTTCTAGTTGAAGAATAAAGTCTGCAACTGAGTGAAATTTAATATCTATTATTTTAGAGAAGAAACAACAGTCTCCGGTATTACATTTGATTACCAATACCAAAATATGTATTTTTCTGTTTAATTTGAGCTTCTCAGATGCCTAAACACATTTATTTTTGTTTATCATAAGTTCAATTTCCCATCAATCTTAGAAATGATACCTTTTTGGCTTCCATCGAGAACAATATCTCTATCCACCTCACTAGTCAATCTTCATTTTCCAAAAGCAATTTTTTCAAACCTAGTGATCTGGCATTCTACAAATCTAGTAAGATAAATTATTCATCATATTGAAACCCAAACAAGTGTAAATAATCTActcatcaccaaggaacacaaTCACACCACTAGCAGAACTCATTAACCATGAAAACTCTTTTTGTCCAAAAAACATGATAAATCTTCTAAttaagaaaacaaaaagaaaaataagagTGCAATTATTAAGTCTCCAAACATAGGCCGAAGGGATAGTTTAACCAATAACAATGAGGTGGATCATGAAGTTAACATAAGAAAAATTACTGACACTAAATTATATTTTGGACAGAGAGAAAAATTactaataaaaatcagaaagATACCATGTGCAAGTGCTTTTCCTGAAGCTTTAGACAGCCATTAATTGCCATATGATGCATGGTTTCTAAAGCTTGTAGCCGAACCACCACGGAATCATCGTTCAACATATCCATTAACAAGTCTAAGGCTTCACGAGCAAACTCAACATTGAGGATTGTCAGTCTGTGTAAGGACTGGCATGCAGACTTTCGCACCTACAGGTAAAGCAGAAACACAATATAATTTCCATATAATCAAACAAGGAACGGGACctgtttgttttagctttaaaatacatagattttttctttgttttttcaaaaatgatttttataaaaacgtttttcaaaatattacaagttttttaaaaaaaaaaattctaaattGAAAGACTAATTTGATCCATATAGATAGTTTCAGTCAACATATAGATGA encodes:
- the LOC127127393 gene encoding protein SIEL isoform X2; translated protein: MIWKIALGSLQFELVVVFQVASWGLMLSASSADMKAYWCNEVFAKLCSMARDMSVKVRVEAFNGLAKMEIVSKDFLLQSLSKRVLGNGKQRETMDQITSEQFTMLATSVAGALMHGLEDEFFEVRKSACQSLHRLTILNVEFAREALDLLMDMLNDDSVVVRLQALETMHHMAINGCLKLQEKHLHMFLGALLDNSREVRCAVRKILKIVKLGDLAMFKSSIDRLLENLDSYLQDEADVFSAFSHLGRNHKKFVGYIVKETFEEVEAAFEGNVEFKSARIAALLIICISAPLFNEYLGIIPPVLFSYAVTLLGRIYHAFSDIMDKDTLLAYLCEKSRPPSDSVPDINHGDGEQQLSLIEGDTPKCASNGVVDSKIGSQIMKEQKELTSYQVEHHQSEYSEVTVYINYILAKFPDMWQMIETGFTNEVLRSLRCLKEELASLKFDSLESRDALAFTLLYFRIIKLLVEVWEHLLPAKGLRSHGLGELEFKLGKLDRRIKELMSKFVGFSGEEELNILELILVTYALRLCKVETICVNLTFKRLASIYSCLESLLKERPVLPSNFVVELGKLLHECQTASINGASCSPLQFDKCLKLFSLKKFVFHGTIRQLKTELSISNNDSLHPFPFVSGLPVSVPCEITLHNIISKCKLWLKMSLDDGLVQYVFLDLDHLEDSGDVRSLVFVAPFYRTPKAHSFTLKVCISLECLFENVCPVQRYGGPKYELVPLCKEKQVYFSNVNKD
- the LOC127127393 gene encoding protein SIEL isoform X1, translating into MDDTLQPQWNHTEQPLTLHTLSSIRSLLINPSTPKRIVSSILKTLTQSNLTHHTLNLLSDLATHHSSLSQLALDSLLRATDSPTRLAVDSLASVSELSFPQEFELDDDRFVSMCFGPSIPGRVWMLRNAGYMFRIRPALLFTVLLGFTKDPYPYVRAASLEGLVGLSERGEFHDVSMVKGCYLRALELFDDMEDCVRLSAVRVVASWGLMLSASSADMKAYWCNEVFAKLCSMARDMSVKVRVEAFNGLAKMEIVSKDFLLQSLSKRVLGNGKQRETMDQITSEQFTMLATSVAGALMHGLEDEFFEVRKSACQSLHRLTILNVEFAREALDLLMDMLNDDSVVVRLQALETMHHMAINGCLKLQEKHLHMFLGALLDNSREVRCAVRKILKIVKLGDLAMFKSSIDRLLENLDSYLQDEADVFSAFSHLGRNHKKFVGYIVKETFEEVEAAFEGNVEFKSARIAALLIICISAPLFNEYLGIIPPVLFSYAVTLLGRIYHAFSDIMDKDTLLAYLCEKSRPPSDSVPDINHGDGEQQLSLIEGDTPKCASNGVVDSKIGSQIMKEQKELTSYQVEHHQSEYSEVTVYINYILAKFPDMWQMIETGFTNEVLRSLRCLKEELASLKFDSLESRDALAFTLLYFRIIKLLVEVWEHLLPAKGLRSHGLGELEFKLGKLDRRIKELMSKFVGFSGEEELNILELILVTYALRLCKVETICVNLTFKRLASIYSCLESLLKERPVLPSNFVVELGKLLHECQTASINGASCSPLQFDKCLKLFSLKKFVFHGTIRQLKTELSISNNDSLHPFPFVSGLPVSVPCEITLHNIISKCKLWLKMSLDDGLVQYVFLDLDHLEDSGDVRSLVFVAPFYRTPKAHSFTLKVCISLECLFENVCPVQRYGGPKYELVPLCKEKQVYFSNVNKD